A DNA window from Gigantopelta aegis isolate Gae_Host chromosome 4, Gae_host_genome, whole genome shotgun sequence contains the following coding sequences:
- the LOC121372195 gene encoding acyl-CoA:lysophosphatidylglycerol acyltransferase 1-like has translation MAVFPLKLVFCTFRMLCVLATNLYSIPAYLIWMFMLWPIRFVFPKVYWKLEALLFKGLLAIIVTWLYTAGYQVYESGDDISSLYKESCLVICNHQSTADILVLMTALQGKGLVGGHVMWIMDSIFKFTHFGAVSLVREDFFIHQGKEGRIKEIQRLGAHLKNSFFLYFKKWLVLFPEGGFLRKRRDASIRYAEEHDLPILHHVTLPRTGAMNAIIEAIAGQRQIADSRIDKEIAEVSSNAQLEWVIDMTIAYPQGRPLDLQGVIFGYWPPCQVVVHYKAYPFVDIPSDLESLTKWLYDRYEEKENMLDHYYQLNRVPSSEFPRRCLPLRTDGLMQVDILHISLYHLFFIVSTYLHILYIYGPLLSLLF, from the exons ATGGCAGTATTTCCACTGAAACTGGTCTTTTGCACATTTAGAATGCTGTGTGTTTTAGCAACAAACCTTTACTCCATCCCGGCCTATCTCATCTGGATGTTTATGTTATGGCCAATCCGATTCGTTTTCCCCAAGGTGTACTGGAAGTTGGAGGCTTTGTTGTTCAAGGGTCTTCTTGCTATTATTGTTACGTGGCTGTACACTGCAGGATACCAAG TGTACGAGAGCGGCGACGACATCAGCAGTCTGTACAAGGAGTCGTGTCTGGTGATCTGCAACCACCAGTCGACCGCAGACATCCTTGTTCTGATGACCGCACTCCAGGGGAAGGGTCTTGTCGGGGGACACGTCATGTGGATCATGGACTCCATCTTCAAGTTCACACACTTTGGGGCCGTGTCATTGGTCAGAGAAGACTTTTTCATACACCAG gGAAAAGAAGGACGGATAAAGGAAATCCAGCGACTTGGAGCTCACTTGAAGAACAGTTTTTTCTTATATTTCAAGAAGTGGCTGGTTTTGTTTCCCGAGGGTGGTTTTCTCAGAAAAAGAAGAGATGCTAGCATAAG ATATGCTGAAGAACATGATCTCCCCATTCTTCATCATGTGACGTTGCCCAGAACAGGTGCCATGAATGCCATCATAGAGGCCATTGCGGGTCAAAGACAAATTGCAGATAGTAGAATCGACAAAGAAATTGCTGAAG TCTCATCTAATGCCCAACTGGAGTGGGTGATCGACATGACGATAGCCTACCCACAGGGCCGCCCGCTGGATCTCCAAGGAGTGATCTTCGGCTACTGGCCCCCATGTCAGGTGGTGGTGCACTACAAGGCCTACCCGTTCGTTGACATACCGTCGGACCTGGAGAGCCTCACCAAGTGGCTCTACGACCGCTACGAGGAGAAGGAGAACATGCTGGACCACTACTACCAGCTCAACAGAGTGCCCAGCTCGGAGTTCCCACGCAGGTGTTTGCCCCTGAGGACAGACGGTCTGATGCAGGTGGACATCTTACACATTTCCCTGTATCACCTGTTCTTCATCGTGTCCACGTACCTCCATATACTCTACATCTACGGCCCCTTGCTCAGTCTGTTGTTTTAA